A single window of Nomascus leucogenys isolate Asia chromosome 18, Asia_NLE_v1, whole genome shotgun sequence DNA harbors:
- the LOC115831240 gene encoding LOW QUALITY PROTEIN: outer dense fiber protein 3-like protein 2 (The sequence of the model RefSeq protein was modified relative to this genomic sequence to represent the inferred CDS: inserted 1 base in 1 codon): protein MGTLSCDPAPRLATXPLGRRVTEGQIPETGLRKSCGTATLENGSGPGLYVLPSTVGFINHDCTRVASPAYSLVRRPSEAPRQDTSPGPIYFLDPKVTRFGRSCTPAYSMQGRAKPRGPEVTPGPGAYSPEKVPPVRHRTPPAFTLGCRLPPKPLDTSAPAPNAYTMPPLWGSQIFTKPSSPSYTVVGRTPPARPPQDPAEIPGPGQYDSPDTNTYRRRLPAFTMLGRPRAPRPLEETPGPGAHCPEQVTVNKVRAPAFSMGIRHSKRASTMAATTPSRPAGHRLPGRCC, encoded by the exons ATGGGGACCCTCAGCTGCGACCCCGCCCCACGGCTGGCCA GCCCCCTTGGCCGGCGAGTGACGGAGGGCCAGATTCCGGAGACCGGCCTGAGGAAGTCCTGTGGGACGGCCACCCTGGAGAACG GCTCGGGGCCAGGCTTGTATGTCCTGCCGTCCACCGTGGGCTTCATCAACCACGACTGCACCAGGGTGGCCAGTCCCGCCTATTCGCTCGTCCGGAGGCCCAGTGAGG CACCACGTCAGGACACCAGCCCAGGCCCCATCTACTTCTTGGACCCAAAAGTCACACGCTTTGGCCGCAGCTGCACCCCTGCCTACTCCATGCAGGGCCGGGCCAAGCCCCGGG GTCCGGAGGTGACGCCAGGCCCTGGGGCCTACAGCCCAGAGAAGGTGCCCCCTGTGCGCCATCGGACACCGCCGGCGTTCACCCTGGGCTGCCGCCTCCCCCCGAAACCCCTGGACACCTCAGCCCCTGCCCCTAATGCCTACACCATGCCCCCTCTGTGGGGCTCCCAGATCTTCACCAAACCCAGCAGCCCCAGCTACACGGTGGTGGGTCGCACACCGCCCGCCCGCCCCCCGCAGGATCCTGCGGAGATACCAGGCCCGGGCCAGTACGACAGCCCAGACACCAACACCTACCGCCGGCGCCTGCCTGCCTTCACCATGCTGGGGCGGCCCCGGGCCCCGCGCCCCCTGGAGGAGACCCCCGGCCCCGGCGCCCACTGCCCAGAGCAGGTCACCGTGAACAAAGTCAGGGCTCCAGCATTCTCTATGGGTATCCGCCACTCCAAACGGGCCAGCACCatggccgccaccacaccctccCGGCCTGCGGGGCACAGGCTGCCCGGCCGCTGCTGCTAG